ccactaggatagctgtaaacaaaaaacaagcattactggtgggaatgtaagatgTTGTAGCCACTTTGCAAAACAGCCTGGCAGTTCTTCAAGAGGTTAAATATAGATTTATTACATAACCCAGCAGTaatactcctaggtatatacccaagagaaaagaaaacatatccacacaaaaacttatatacaaatgtttatagcagcattattcataagagccaaaaagtggaaataatccaCTTTCCAAGGATGAACCTTGAAGTGATTGCGTAAATTATTCTTCCAAATCCAGCTGCGCATTGACATCACCTGGGAAGCTTATGCAGCTCCCTGGCAATCTTTGGGGATGGGACACCTGGATTAATGTTTGAATCCAGACTAGACGATCTCTACGGTCCCTGACAGATCCAAAACTTGTATAAAATCTCTAATAGTGGGTCACCAATGCCCATATCTTTGAAGAAGAGACATTATTGGTACTTGGAACAGGTCTCCCAATAGGTCCTTCTAGAAGCCTAAGTTGGTTCTTCTCTTAGGCATCATCCCAACCTCCACAAGGTTGAATACAGATATTCTTAACAAGGATGAACTATGGCTGAAGGGATACGCCACATCTGATTATGTCTGTGTAGGCTGCTATACTAAGAAATCACCCCATTTTGAAGAAAGCTACTCATTAGCACAGAACTTGTCACTGCAGTTGAGAATAACCAGTTCCTCCTTCTATGACATTTATAGACACAGTTGGATAGAATGAAGTAATAGACTTCTAACAATCCCAGGCTTTCTGTTTATCAGCACCTGTTTAGTCATAAGCTGACTAAAGGCTCAGTGTTTATAATGggacttatttcttattttctttcttctcttaataTTTAAGAACTAAGATGAATCATGTTCCGGCTTTTGTCCTCCTGCTGCTCTTGGCTAAAGAcaacagaagagaaaagaaggtaATATTACAATTATTTCCCTAGGCCTATTCCACTATTTCCTCCCACAAATCTGCCCATAGTCCCTCAAGGGACAAATCTTCATAATATATATTGTTAGGTGAAGTGACTAAGCAGTGTTTGTAAGATTGGGGGCAAGGTTGAGGAGGGATGGCCAATTGTACAAGGTTAAGTGAATCAGGCAAGAAAAGCATCCTTGGCGGCTTTGGTGAGGGGCTCCCATACCACCTTCTACTGCTTTGGCTGGGCCTTTTATGGTACATACATTGAGATTACTGCAGGCAGAATCCCAAACAATAAGGAAGAGTATAACTCTCTGTTTAGCCTAAAACCTACCTGTTTTAAGACTTtgggctcatttttctttttcatttacagGAATGTGGCCATCCCTATCATTGGCTTGAACAACTCAGGCAAAACTGTTCTTGTGGAGGCATTCCAAAAATGTAAGGAACTAAGAGCATTAGATACTGGCGTGGGTCTCCCATGGACCCCAGAATCCAGTGAAATAATCATTCCTTCTTAGCATTACTTCATGGCCCTCAGTTTCCCTCTTTTTGTGCATAAACAcctcctaacacacacacacacacacacacacacactctatctctctctctccctccctcccttccccacatTACATAAACAGCCTGTTTATGTAATGTCTGTCACCTGCTTCCTTTACAAGATATCCTAATTGAAAGTCCTTTCATAGGGTCAGTAGGCATGAGTTCAAACTATGTAAAGCATTGCAGTCAATTATGAAGGATAGGATGTTTGAAATGATGTCTAGTTTCAGGGCTCAATTAAAGTGGAATTTGGTCTAGATAAGAGAGACAAGTGTGGGACGATAAAGAAGTTTAATAACATGAAATTCTGTGACAGCTAATATAGAGAGTTGGAGCTTGAGAAATGTTGTCAGTTCCGATACGTGCAAGTTTAATACCAGGTCTCTAGTTCAGTATCTTGACATTTCAAGAAGCAGTTACACAGAATTTCAGAAAGCTACTATACTACTTATTAAGGACCAATCAAAGAAGCCAGCACTGTCTGTCACAGGATGCCCTCCATCCATGTTCATTGGATAAATGAAGTAGTATGATGACGTGGTTGAGTTTTATCTAACCTGGCATCCCTGAACAAAAAAGCCTAACCTGACTCCTCTGCCACTGACCTACCTGAAGTGCTCATCAATTTCCCTGAACTACAGCAACAGCCTTCTGGCTGATCTTGTCATCTCCAGTTGTCTCCCCAGTATTCAATCCACATAGCTACCAGAAGGACTTAATACAAAAGCTGATCATGGCACTTCCCTGCTCAAAACTGTTCAATGCCATTATCTCCAAGATAAAACTTAAGTTTCTTAGCAGTACACAAAACCCTCTATGAGTTGGTCCTTGAGTCCTTCTCCAACTTCATTTCCCATGCTCTCTGCACATGCCCTCTGATACAGCCACAACAAATGACTTGCCATCCCCCTTTTCTAGTTCTGTACATGCTGTCCCACTACCTAGCATTTTACCTCCACCATTATCTACCTGCTAAATCAAAAGCCTCAAGTCACAGCCCAGCTTGACCTCAGGAATGCCTTCCCTATCAGTGCCCTCCTTCCTCAGctcccactctattccatgcATCGCTCTGGCATGCACTTATTACAACATCATCAGGCAATTGCAAGTCCATCCCCTAAATTGTGAGCCTCTTGAGGAGAAATAATGGATTTTTTCCTCTCTGTATCTTTAGCCTGTGGCCTTTTAGCATTTTCaggtaggtattcaataaatattcatggaaTGGATATTCTCCCCCATTCCACCATTCACCTGAGACAACATGTTgccattttctttgcttttttttttttctctctgagacagagtcttgttctgtcacccaggctggagtgcagtggtgtgatctcagctcactgcaacctccacctcccaagttcaagcgattcacatgcctcagcctcccgagtagctgggattacaggtgtgcaccaccacacctggcgattttttttttattttagtagagatggggtttcaccatgttggccaggctggtctgaaactcctgggctcaagcaatcctcctgcctcggcctcccaaagtgctggaattacaggtgtgagccactgtccctggcccaCTTGTTATTTTTGAGTAGTCTAATACAGATATAGCAAATGTCACATCAAAGTTTtggctgaaaattattttatctgaaaACTATAATTTAAAAGTTCATTGCCTAACATGAAATCAGAAGAGATGttataaaaatcacatttaaacataataataatatatacatatacacacatacatatgtattctCATTTCCAAAGACCCAAAAGCATATTACTAACTTTTCACGTTAATGACTCATTTTAGCAATGCTATGGAAAATGTCACAAGCAGATCTAAGACTTCAAATAAGAAGTTATGAATTCTAGTCTTAGTGCTCCCAGGTATGGGTGCAGAGAATGTATAAAGTCATTTTGCTACTAATGTGGGAAGAGAGCTAGGCTAGAATGGTCAGTTCAACAGACTGGAATGCATATAAAGGCTGCcgttttccattttccttcttttttttgttagttttttattgtttttttttttttttgagatagagcttcactcttgtcccccatgctggagtgcagtggcataatctcagctcaccgcaacctctgtctccagggctcaagtgattctcctgcctcagcctctcaggtagctgggattacaggcgtgtgccaccgcacccagctaagttttttttttttttttttttttgtatttttagtaaagatggggttttgccatgttggccaggctggtcttgaactcctaacctcaggtgatccgcccgcctcagcctcctaaagtgctgggattacaggcgcaagccaccgtgcccggccaagactaCTGTTTTCAACTCCATTTCTATGGGAGCTGAATGAGGTATGGAATTCCCTATGAGATTTTGTGTTCTGGCTATAGCTTTTCAAAGGAAAATGTGTCTAAGTCTAGCATGGTTTCTTGGAAGAGATATGTGGGAGACAACTTCATACCCTCATCTACAGTAACAACCaccataaacatttattgaacacctactgtgtgtaaGGTAATACAGACATCCTCCCTCATATAGCTTATGTTTTAGTTGGAGAgacaaagcaagcaaaaaaaGAGGTGAAGGACCAGCTCAGCAGACCATGTGCTcaacaagaaagagagagagaagtgagaagTGGACAGGCCAGAGAAGTCTTCCTAAACAGTACTTGAGCTGGGTATTGAAGGGTGGGAGAGAAGAACctcctgttcattcattcatttatcagattAATTCAATAATGAATGTGCTTGGCATCATGAATGTAATGGTGaataaatttcaataaaattgaaaggGTTCCTGTCCTGTTGCAGTTTATAACCTAGATAAATAAACCATAGAATTTATAACACTGTAATATGTGCTATGACAATAGTAAACTCAGAAGAAAGGTACCTTACCCAGATGGCCGGTGTGTGGGAAAACTCTAGAATAAACAAGATCagaattgacatttaaaaaaataggcattAACTAAGCAAAGAGTAGAAGTGTTCTAGGCAGAGAGAATGGCATCTTGTAACATCCCAGggcaagacagagcaagacattgatGTACAGTGGGAGAAGTAAGGGCAAAGGAACCAAGGGAAGAACAGATTGGGTATGTACTAGGGACAGTGTGGACACTCGTTAGGTTACAGCGCTAGGAGATAGGTCTGGCAGGTTAGGAGGTGAAGGAGTCTGTATTATATCAGGAAGCAGTGGACACTCACTAAAGGTTACTGAGCCAGAAGAGGATAGCATGGGTAAAGCGATGATTTAGGAAGATAGCCCCCAAGTATGGGCAGGTTGGCAGGATGCTTCAGTGGGATTTCTCAGAGCAGGCTCTAGTCAGGGTTCAACAAATTATTTGATCTAACTATATTTCCCTACTTTGTGATTgcttttcctctcttcccctctgcATAGTACTTCCCAGTAGGATAGACAACTGCATGAAATCGGAACCGACTCTACTCCTGTTAGATGAGTATGGAGTTTCGATCTAAGTGATTGCTTCTCCTCTTTTCCCCTATGCATAGTACTTCCCAGTAAGACAGACCATTGCATGAAATCGGAACTGACTACACTTTTGTTAGATGAGTATGAACTTTCCATCTATGACCTGAATGGAGACCTGAAGGGCCGGGAAGCATGGCCAAACTACTATGCACAGGCCCATGGGCTTGTTTTTGTCCTGGATTCCAGTGACATAAGACGCATGCAGGAAGTGAAGATCATCTTAACACATCTGCTGTCTGATAAAAGAGTGGCAGGGAAACCCATCTTACTGTAAGATTCTGCCTTTCTGTCCTATTTCTGCTTCCCAATTTGTACCCTTAAATGTATAGAAATGAAGGGTGGGGTGGTCCCTTTGTCACACCCAGCTAGGCCTCCTGTTCCCTTAGGCTCAATGAGGTAGAGTGGCCCAATTTTCTGGGGTCTGTTCTCAAGAGCTACTTTCTACCACACACTGCCATGGGGGACATGTTACCTGACTGTACAAACGTAATTTTGAAGGGAAGCATCAAAGGGAAATGAAAAGTGGTatccaccacctccaccccttGACTCTTCCTGAAGACTACCTTCCTGAATTTGCTTATCATCTTTTCTGGTTTCGGTCTCTGATCCTGAAACCTCATGATAGCAAAGAACTCCTATCTTGTATAATTGATGCCAATGACCTCCTCTCTGATCAGATTGCTCAAAAGTTACATAACTAGCACTTATTCCAGGGCGATAATGCAGGTGGCCAGTCAATTCTCATCCCCGCCCCCAACTCCCTTTATGCTTCTTTCATTCCTCATTAGCAACCCCAACTAGAGCATGAACAGAGTTTGGGAAAGGATGTAAAAACTCCAAATCTGTTCATAGCCCAGTTAGCAATTCTAATTAAAGTTTGATAGCATAATGTAGGGGAAGTGAGAAATGAGCCCTGGGGGGACTATCTTGGATTCAAATGATTTGTGCTATACTTTCCATCATTGAAAGTTGGCTAGAAAAATGTCTAGCTCATCTCATTAGGTATGTCTTTAAACCTAATTCCTGGATATGTAGCAGTTATAGTAGAATTtgttctcctcctctttcccttcttttctcgcCTTTTGCTTCTATTTTGGTTTCACTCTTCCactcttttttcctccctctctcataTGCTCTGTTTTAGCTTAGCAAACAAACAAGACAAGAAGAAAGCCCTCATGCCTTGTGATATTATTGACTATCTACCTCTAAAGAAGCTAGTGAAAGAGAGTAAGTGCCCATGCCGAGTAGTAAGTGTCaacctcttccttccctcttcctctggAGCCCAGCTGATGCAGCCCTTGGCCCATTCTATAATCAGTCCCATATGTTGGGTTTGGGGCAAAGTCTCTCCCTGTCAGGCAACACCCACAGTGATTCCTGACTTGATGGTGATAATAAATATTGCATTCTGCCTTCAAAATAGTTCTGTAAAGTGGACACATgaatatccccattttatggataaaaAAGCCAAGGCTCAGAGTATCtatgtgacttgctcaaggtcacacacccAAGACACCATAACCACTTTATTAAAGGACCTCAGATTTTATGTCTGTCATTTGCCTTCTCAGATGTGAATGCTGAGTGTCTCCTAGAAGTCTCAGAGCCTCTCTAGGCATAGCAGAGTTTATGTGTTCCTTCACTCTTTGAATGAGAGTGACTGGTTCTACAGGCCCCAGGGGTCCCAGGCTCCAGGTCTGcagccttctcttctcttttgtcACAGGAGCCATGTTCAGCCATCAGAAACCTTGAGAGAAGAAACCATCAACCCATAGTTGAAGGACTGCGCTGGCTATTAGCTGTCATTGATACTTGCCAACTACCACCTACCTCGAGCATCTCAATCTCCAAGAATAACATAGGCTCTGGAGAAAGATGCTCATCACACAGGTACTGAGATGCCTCTATGAGATTTACTGATAAGAAAAGCTGCAGGGATCAGTCTTTCTTACGAGCAAGGAGttctgggaggtgtttggattcTGGGTGGCATTGAGCAAGCCTCTTGATATCATTGGCTCAAATGGGGCTAGGGCAGTGCCCACCAACACTTCAACATTGTTAGGTATACCCCATCCCTGGCATAACTTGAGTGGTCATATGAGGGGAATGATTTTCATAAAGGTAAGCCAACCTATCAGCATTAGAGCTTCCCCAAAACAGGGTTTCTAATATCTGATTTGCCATGTGGAGGAGAAAAGGAACATGAGCCCCTTAAGGAGCCTACTGGCATTATTCTACGGATGAATGCCATGAACCTACTCAATATTCTCAGCCTCTAGTTCTATAATCCTCCCAATAATGAGGAATGATGGGAGAGGACAGAAATgttgaaaagaggaaaaagaaaaagaaaataggagcTGATCAGAGTTTTGAGGAGCAAAAGGCCTAAACATCCTCTTGCTCTGTTGTCACTTTCATTGCCCAAAGGCATATGGCAGGGATGGGGTAGTAGCCTGCATTAGATAAAGAAGCTTGAAGTGTGTCTGTTTCTACTACTGCTGTCCTTTCCATCTTCCCCCAGCTTCTCCACCAGAACAGGAATGTCAAAGGAGAAAAGACAGCATCTGGAACAATGCTCAATCGAAGCTAAGCCTCTAAAGTCAATCCTACAGGTAAATGGCCCTTTAAATGTTAATACTCAGTGACCAATCCCTGAACATGTGGGCACCAACTAACTTTCCCCCCACCATCTTCTTGCTGTACAGAAAGAAGGTACAAGATTACGGTCTAAAAAGAATATGTCAGTAACATTTGCTTTAGATGAACCCATGAAAGAAGGTGAATGTTCTAGGAGAACTAGAGCTCAGAATACTACAAAGCTTCGCTACAATTGAAGGAGTGGCTTATAGACTCCAGCTCCATATGTTGATGACAATATTTTTGAAGGTAATGCT
This genomic stretch from Pongo pygmaeus isolate AG05252 chromosome X, NHGRI_mPonPyg2-v2.0_pri, whole genome shotgun sequence harbors:
- the ARL13A gene encoding ADP-ribosylation factor-like protein 13A, translated to MFRLLSSCCSWLKTTEEKRRNVAIPIIGLNNSGKTVLVEAFQKLLPSKTDHCMKSELTTLLLDEYELSIYDLNGDLKGREAWPNYYAQAHGLVFVLDSSDIRRMQEVKIILTHLLSDKRVAGKPILLLANKQDKKKALMPCDIIDYLPLKKLVKESKCPCRVEPCSAIRNLERRNHQPIVEGLRWLLAVIDTCQLPPTSSISISKNNIGSGERCSSHSFSTRTGMSKEKRQHLEQCSIEAKPLKSILQKEGTRLRSKKNMSVTFALDEPMKEGECSRRTRAQNTTKLRYN